In Hippoglossus stenolepis isolate QCI-W04-F060 chromosome 21, HSTE1.2, whole genome shotgun sequence, one DNA window encodes the following:
- the telo2 gene encoding telomere length regulation protein TEL2 homolog, with product MDPLPPNTEVRVVVAQCFRTLATSTDDKDVVAALQTLHSHLDEGPESRTGSAQRAEFRRAHYTRALQCLVSNIQADWVHSLTAAQRTDLWDGLFLQGPPEQALLVLMEGITALSPSANLDHLVSITEKFLQRGRLADLLWSHCLETAPSDSPQLRETLLGRIVALPDLTANKLQRNNKRLFLPQQYYPLLATEMLTALERTCQALKDGTDCSLTFVAQTLGKVCIQGHSGVVLAVLAPRLSACTHSDMVWQRVCWKLLENVPQRWIESVLTGLVQAVSGPEALGRIIGNLVLKNKKAEFVITHKLLLLQYKYETKVLRIVLGYLAADRERRPLLIQVLRSVSQAWANPSAVKHTPLEQQLYVSKALLLSVSLLRDSELQELQSELLQCMLGGMQSHLDSNVVQIRRVGMVVGECLSARMDIHGTKLKFEYDQDEETRELLSLMTPTITSDEPEPVPVHGVDAPQETSEVTPSTQNKSEPQSSRTDQDSDLDSDDELTPYDMSGDQDMSKAAPPRYLRDCLEALISSEEPVRVELSLRVAESLVRKNVFATKEISVKMTKVLLHMEDKYSIKSFLRLRQAAMVALAATDSIPVTEYLTAEFYSLNYSLRQRLDILEVLALAAQELSKPITEKRDPPIGSAAIADLTPYPGDNPVHWRQVVEQRIQSKTKRLSKGATQPPAKATPNRYAPVAGHFFFPLLRNYDKPQVTFDLLGGDHLVLGRLIHTLGLFMHLAVNAPVAAQMGCALLDFVWSVRYHADQMVRRGVLFAVCSVFLSMPSQNLLLDLSDQLFETRTWLADVAEGDPDADCRSLAIQSLVLLDKSLKKQLQDPQAISLES from the exons ATGGACCCACTCCCCCCTAACACCGAGGTCCGTGTGGTGGTGGCCCAGTGTTTCCGCACGCTCGCCACATCCACAGACGACAAAGACGTTGTTGCTGCTCTTCAAACGCTCCACTCTCACCTGGACGAGGGACCGGAGAGCAGGACCGGCTCAGCTCAGCGGGCCGAGTTCAGGAGAGCTCACTACACTCGCGCCCTTCAGTGCCTCGTCAGCAACATCCAGGCAGACTGGGTGCACAGCCTCACAGCAGCCCAGCGCACAGACCTATGGGACGGCCTGTTTCTCCAGGGGCCGCCGGAGCAGGCTCTGTTGGTGCTGATGGAGGGGATAACAGCTCTGAG TCCCAGCGCCAATCTGGACCACCTGGTTAGCATCACTGAGAAGTTCCTCCAGCGTGGACGCCTCGCCGACCTGCTGTGGTCGCACTGTCTGGAGACGGCTCCCTCTGACTCCCCCCAGCTCCGAGAGACACTGCTGGGGCGCATCGTGGCGCTGCCGGACCTCACCGCCAACAAGCTGCAACGCAACAACAAGCGACTCTTTCTTCCTCAGCAGTACTACCCGTTACTTGCCACAGAGATGCTCACTGCCCTGGAGCGGACCTGCCAGGCTCTCAAAG ATGGCACAGACTGCTCCTTAACCTTCGTGGCTCAGACACTAGGAAAAGTGTGTATCCAGGGGCATAGCG gtgTGGTCCTGGCAGTTCTGGCTCCTCGGCTGTCCGCCTGCACACACTCGGACATGGTGTGGCAGAGGGTTTGCTGGAAGCTGCTGGAGAACGTTCCACAGCGATGGATAGAGAGTGTGCTCACTGGACTGGTGCAGGCTGTCAGTGG gCCTGAAGCTTTGGGACGGATTATTGGGAATCTAGTGTTGAAGAATAAAAAGGCTGAGTTCGTCATCACTCATAAATTGCTCTTACTACAGTATAAATATGAG ACTAAAGTCTTGAGGATTGTTTTGGGTTACCTCGCAGCAGACAGAGAGCGAAGGCCACTGCTCATACAG gtgTTGCGGTCGGTGTCCCAGGCCTGGGCTAACCCCAGTGCAGTGAAACACACGCCTCTCGAGCAGCAGTTGTATGTTAGCAAGGCGTTACTGCTGAGTGTGAGCCTGCTGAGAGACTCTGAGCTACAGGAGCTACAGTCAG AACTGCTTCAGTGTATGCTCGGTGGCATGCAGAGCCACCTGGACAGCAATGTGGTGCAAATCCGGCGTGTGGGCATGGTGGTGGGGGAGTGCCTGAGTGCTCGCATGGATATCCATGGAACCAAGCTCAAATTTGAG TACGATCAGGACGAGGAAACTCGGGAGCTGCTTTCTCTCATGACTCCCACCATCACTAGTGACGAACCAGAGCCTGTACCTGTACATGG AGTTGATGCTCCACAAGAGACGAGTGAAGTGACTCCATCTACTCAGAATAAATCAGAGCCTCAGTCATCAAGAACGGATCAAGACTCTGACCTGGATAG TGATGATGAGCTGACTCCCTACGATATGTCTGGAGATCAAGACATGAGTAAAGCAGCGCCGCCTCGCTACCTACGAGACTGTCTGGAAG CTTTAATATCCTCTGAGGAGCCTGTGCGCGTGGAGCTCAGTCTGAGAGTTGCTGAGAGCCTGGTGAGGAAGAACGTCTTTGCAACCAAAGAG ATCAGCGTCAAGATGACTAAAGTTCTTCTTCACATGGAGGATAAATACAGCATTAAAAGCTTCCTGAGGCTCAGACAGGCAGCGATGGTGGCTCTCGCTGCCACTGACTCTATCCCT GTGACGGAGTATTTGACCGCAGAGTTTTATTCCTTAAACTACAGTCTTCGCCAGCGGCTGGATATCTTGGAG GTCCTCGCTCTGGCCGCTCAGGAGCTCTCCAAACCCATCACTGAAAAAAGAGATCCACCCATAGGCTCTGCTGCCATCGCTGATTTGACTCCATACCCCGGTGACAACCCTGTCCACTGGCGACAAGTAGTGGAGCAGCGGATTCAGAGCAAAACCAAACGCCTCAGCAAG GGTGCCACACAACCTCCTGCTAAGGCCACTCCTAACCGTTATGCACCTGTTGCGGGACACTTCTTTTTTCCTCTACTCAGGAATTATGACAA GCCTcaggtgacctttgacctgttgGGCGGTGACCACCTGGTGCTGGGAAGGTTGATCCACACCCTGGGCCTCTTCATGCATCTGGCAGTCAATGCACCG GTAGCTGCGCAGATGGGTTGTGCTTTGCTTGACTTTGTGTGGTCAGTGCGTTACCATGCTGACCA GATGGTGAGACGAGGCGTCCTCTTCGCTGtctgctctgtgtttctgaGCATGCCCAGTCAGAACCTGCTGTTGGACCTCAGCGATCAGCTGTTTGAGACCAGAACCTGGCtggcag ATGTGGCCGAAGGAGACCCTGATGCAGACTGCCGCAGTCTGGCTATACAGAGTCTGGTGCTGCTGGATAAAAGCCTGAAGAAGCAGCTTCAAGATCCACAAGCAATTAGTCTGGAATCATGA
- the tmem204 gene encoding transmembrane protein 204 — translation MAVQKLVAAAVAVALLSLVLNNVAAFTPSWVLQALEDGRKRSVGLWRMCPTGGERGRDDLQAGRRGQGTQRQCEGLGWGSEYAGYQESRSTVKLQFDMMRACNLMATVALTAGQLIFLLGLKELPFITQESQWWEEAIAALFQLASFVLVIGLVTFYRIGPYTHLSYSCYLDIAACLLATMAAAMLIWNILHRRDDCLAPRVIIISRSLASPFHPRLDNDYVDSPC, via the exons ATGGCCGTGCAGAAGCTGGTGGCGGCTGCAGTGGCGGTAGCCCTGCTGTCCCTGGTCCTGAATAATGTCGCAGCCTTCACCCCCAGCTGGGTCCTCCAAGCCCTGGAGGATGGACGCAAGCGGAGCGTGGGACTGTGGAGAATGTGCCCCACCGGTGGGGAGAGGGGCCGTGACGACCTCCAGGCTGGGAGAAGGGGGCAAGGGACTCAGAGACAGTGTGAAGGCCTTGGATGGGGCTCTGAGTATGCAGGCTATCAAGAGTCCCGCAGCACTGTCAAAT TGCAGTTTGACATGATGCGAGCATGTAACCTGATGGCGACGGTGGCCCTGACTGCCGGTCAGCTGATCTTCCTCCTCGGCCTGAAGGAGCTGCCTTTCATCACGCAGGAGTCACAGTGGTGGGAGGAAGCCATTGCTGCCCTCTTCCAGTTAGCCA GTTTTGTGCTGGTGATTGGACTTGTGACCTTCTACAGGATCGGACCCTACACCCACTTGTCCTACTCCTGCTACTTGGACATAGCCGCTTGCCTGCTGGCCACGATGGCTGCGGCCATGCTTATCTGGAACATTTTACACCGCCGCGATGACTGCCTCGCACCTCGGGTTATAATCATCAGTCGCTCACTGGCGTCACCTTTCCATCCACGTTTAGACAATGACTACGTGGATTCGCCTTGTTGA